One Chryseobacterium sp. StRB126 genomic region harbors:
- the tyrS gene encoding tyrosine--tRNA ligase translates to MNSFIEELKWRGLFADMMPGTDEQLNKEVTTAYIGFDPTADSLHIGSLIQIKILAHFQQHGHKPIALVGGATGMIGDPSGKSAERNLLDEETLLHYVDCLKNQLSRFLDFAGNEPNKAELVNNYDWMKNISFLDFAKNVGKNITVNYMMAKDSVKKRFSGESGADGMSFTEFTYQLIQGYDFLHLYQNNNVKLQMGGSDQWGNITTGTELIRRKAQGEAFALTVPLITKADGSKFGKSESGENYWLDKKKTSPYKFYQFWLNATDEDAERFIKFYTFLGKEEIEALIEEHKTAAHERKLQKRLAEEVTVWVHGREEYEKALKASEILFGRSTAEDLVSLDEETFLEVFDGVPQKEVAKADVLGINIVDLLSEKSGFLKSKSEAQREIKGNSISVNKQKVNDTFTANETDLIDSKFLLLQKGKKSYFIVKVI, encoded by the coding sequence ATGAATTCCTTTATAGAAGAACTGAAATGGCGTGGTCTGTTTGCTGATATGATGCCTGGAACCGATGAACAACTAAATAAAGAGGTAACTACTGCATATATTGGTTTTGATCCAACGGCCGATTCTTTACATATCGGAAGTCTTATTCAGATAAAAATTTTAGCACACTTTCAACAGCATGGTCACAAACCCATTGCTTTGGTGGGTGGAGCTACAGGAATGATTGGTGATCCATCCGGAAAATCGGCAGAAAGAAACCTTTTGGATGAGGAAACGCTTTTACACTATGTAGATTGCTTGAAAAATCAGCTTTCAAGATTCCTTGATTTTGCAGGAAATGAGCCTAATAAAGCAGAACTGGTCAATAATTACGACTGGATGAAGAATATTTCTTTCCTTGATTTTGCTAAAAATGTCGGGAAGAACATCACCGTTAACTATATGATGGCTAAAGATTCTGTTAAGAAAAGATTTTCGGGAGAATCTGGGGCAGATGGAATGAGTTTTACAGAATTTACATATCAGTTGATTCAGGGATATGATTTCCTTCACTTATATCAAAACAATAATGTAAAGCTTCAGATGGGAGGTTCCGACCAGTGGGGAAATATCACTACAGGAACAGAATTAATCCGTAGAAAAGCTCAGGGTGAAGCATTTGCCTTAACCGTTCCTTTGATTACAAAAGCGGATGGTTCTAAATTCGGAAAATCTGAAAGCGGAGAAAACTATTGGTTAGACAAAAAGAAAACTTCTCCATATAAATTCTACCAATTCTGGCTGAATGCTACTGATGAAGATGCTGAAAGATTTATTAAATTCTATACATTCCTTGGAAAAGAAGAAATTGAAGCTTTAATTGAAGAGCATAAAACAGCAGCCCACGAGAGAAAACTTCAGAAAAGATTAGCTGAAGAAGTAACCGTTTGGGTACACGGAAGAGAAGAATATGAAAAAGCGCTTAAAGCTTCTGAAATTCTTTTCGGACGTTCTACGGCTGAAGATTTGGTGAGCCTTGACGAAGAAACTTTCCTAGAAGTTTTTGATGGGGTTCCACAAAAAGAAGTAGCAAAAGCTGATGTATTAGGCATCAACATTGTGGATCTTCTTTCAGAGAAATCAGGATTCCTGAAATCGAAGAGTGAAGCACAGAGAGAAATCAAAGGAAATTCAATCTCTGTTAACAAACAAAAAGTAAATGATACTTTTACAGCTAATGAGACGGATCTTATTGACAGCAAATTCTTATTGCTTCAAAAGGGTAAGAAGAGTTATTTCATCGTAAAAGTTATTTAA
- a CDS encoding MFS transporter has protein sequence MKIDKRIIPLAIGGLGIGTTEFTVMGLLPDIAKTLEITIPQAGHLISAYAMGVVIGAPLLIGYSVKYPPKKVLIAFMILFTLFNALSAIAPNYGTMLIIRFMSGLPHGAFFGVGTVVAAKMAGKGKEAFYISMMFTGLTVANLVMVPLVTYIGHVFHWRLYFAIVALIGVFALLFLKLWLPSIEANQNTHFMDELQFLKKKQSWLVLGITAIGFGGLFTWLSYITPLMTGISGVDSSQMAYVMVLAGAGMVVGNLAGGIISDKLGPEKTCALLIFLMMISLVGVFLLSEHQNIAFLLTFMCGALSMSIAAPINIMMMKAAPKSEMMAAAFMQAGFNIANAMGAFFGGIPLEYGLPFNYPSLVGVGMTFIGFVISVRYMYLYGSQTANKDEAAVECVSCDK, from the coding sequence ATGAAGATTGATAAAAGAATAATACCGCTGGCGATTGGCGGATTGGGAATAGGAACTACCGAGTTTACCGTTATGGGGTTGTTGCCGGACATCGCAAAAACATTGGAAATTACAATTCCGCAAGCAGGGCATCTGATTTCTGCTTATGCAATGGGAGTGGTAATCGGAGCACCGCTTTTGATTGGATATTCAGTAAAGTATCCTCCTAAAAAAGTGTTGATTGCTTTTATGATTCTGTTTACTTTATTTAATGCCCTTTCTGCCATAGCTCCCAACTATGGAACAATGCTGATCATCAGATTCATGTCTGGGCTTCCTCACGGAGCTTTCTTTGGAGTAGGAACAGTAGTGGCTGCTAAAATGGCAGGAAAAGGGAAGGAAGCCTTTTATATATCCATGATGTTCACAGGGCTAACCGTAGCCAATCTGGTGATGGTTCCTTTGGTAACTTATATTGGACATGTCTTCCATTGGAGACTATATTTTGCTATTGTCGCTTTGATTGGTGTTTTTGCTCTATTATTTTTAAAATTATGGCTCCCATCAATTGAGGCTAATCAAAATACCCATTTTATGGATGAATTACAATTCTTGAAAAAGAAACAATCATGGCTGGTATTAGGAATTACAGCGATTGGATTTGGAGGTCTTTTCACATGGTTGAGCTATATCACCCCTTTAATGACCGGAATTTCCGGAGTTGATAGCAGCCAAATGGCATATGTAATGGTCCTTGCCGGAGCCGGAATGGTGGTAGGTAACCTTGCGGGAGGGATTATTTCAGATAAATTAGGGCCTGAGAAAACCTGTGCACTTCTGATCTTTTTAATGATGATCTCACTGGTAGGGGTATTTTTACTTTCAGAACATCAGAATATTGCTTTCCTATTGACATTTATGTGTGGAGCCTTATCCATGTCAATTGCTGCCCCTATTAATATTATGATGATGAAAGCAGCTCCGAAAAGTGAAATGATGGCCGCAGCTTTTATGCAGGCAGGATTTAATATTGCGAATGCAATGGGGGCTTTTTTTGGTGGAATTCCTTTAGAATATGGCTTGCCGTTCAACTATCCATCGCTAGTAGGAGTAGGGATGACCTTTATCGGATTTGTAATTAGTGTAAGATATATGTATCTGTATGGTTCACAAACGGCAAATAAAGATGAAGCGGCTGTAGAATGTGTTTCGTGTGATAAATAG
- a CDS encoding RNA polymerase sigma factor, with the protein MNDEQLFLLIQKAKDKDQKAQTKLINVFWVDVFSFVMKKVKDENDADEITVNVFSKVLSKLDMFDPHFQFKTWILTIAQNTVIDFWRKKSRENEDAVENLDEVKNQYAKSPEELLISKEEQKKIIKTIESLDANYQDIIKLRFFEEKSIKEIAEELGISVANTKVRVMRAKKVLAELLKNNEFEDN; encoded by the coding sequence ATGAACGACGAACAGCTATTTCTCCTCATTCAAAAGGCCAAAGATAAAGATCAGAAGGCCCAGACTAAACTCATTAATGTTTTTTGGGTGGATGTTTTCTCTTTTGTAATGAAAAAAGTGAAAGATGAAAATGATGCCGATGAGATCACTGTGAATGTTTTTTCCAAAGTATTATCGAAATTGGATATGTTCGATCCGCATTTTCAGTTTAAAACATGGATTCTAACCATTGCTCAGAATACTGTTATCGATTTTTGGAGAAAAAAGAGTCGTGAAAATGAAGACGCCGTTGAAAATCTTGATGAGGTTAAAAATCAATATGCAAAATCCCCTGAAGAACTTTTAATCTCTAAAGAAGAGCAAAAGAAAATCATTAAAACCATTGAATCTCTGGATGCCAATTATCAGGACATCATTAAGCTGAGGTTTTTTGAAGAAAAAAGCATCAAGGAAATTGCAGAAGAATTAGGTATTTCTGTTGCTAACACAAAAGTTCGTGTGATGCGTGCTAAAAAGGTTCTTGCTGAATTGCTTAAGAATAATGAGTTTGAAGATAACTAA
- a CDS encoding NAD(P)/FAD-dependent oxidoreductase: MDLKSNEPFWLLKNGLMATYPSLKSEESCDVLIIGGGITGSLIAHQMVKDGYETILIDKRELCNGSTSATTSMLQYEIDVPLYELIEKIGKKGAVASYKACSDAIDILETLVRKIRPKAGFKRKKSLYFASKKKDAEWLKKEYEARKNAGFKVQWLNADQVLETFGFENTYGGIVSKQGASIDAFQFAHELCKHNVRKGLKIFDKTEMTEVEYHKGFNIAKVDNGFQIRAKKIIYCIGYESKTLLKENFVNLKSTYAVVSEVDHDKFKNITSTLVWNTDDPYLYMRTTDDGRLLIGGGDEDFYGAEKRDAILNKKEKEIIKSLKKIKPDYHFYPDFVWAGTFGETKDGLPYIGEHQKFKNSYFVLGFGGNGITFSVTGMEMASLFMKGKKHPLSQYFKFGR, from the coding sequence ATGGATCTCAAATCAAATGAACCTTTTTGGCTTTTAAAAAACGGACTGATGGCTACTTATCCTTCTTTAAAATCAGAGGAAAGCTGTGATGTCTTAATCATAGGCGGCGGAATTACAGGAAGTCTTATTGCCCACCAAATGGTAAAGGATGGCTATGAAACAATCCTCATTGATAAGCGTGAGCTTTGTAATGGAAGTACCTCTGCAACCACTTCAATGCTGCAGTACGAAATAGATGTTCCACTTTATGAATTAATAGAAAAAATAGGAAAGAAAGGAGCTGTTGCAAGTTATAAAGCTTGTTCAGATGCCATTGATATTCTAGAAACACTTGTAAGAAAAATACGTCCCAAAGCGGGATTCAAACGTAAAAAATCACTGTATTTTGCTTCGAAAAAGAAAGATGCTGAATGGTTGAAGAAAGAATATGAAGCCAGAAAAAATGCCGGATTTAAAGTTCAATGGCTGAATGCAGATCAGGTTTTGGAGACATTTGGATTTGAAAATACTTATGGTGGTATTGTATCAAAACAGGGAGCCAGTATTGATGCCTTTCAGTTTGCTCATGAACTGTGTAAACACAATGTAAGAAAAGGATTGAAAATCTTTGATAAAACTGAAATGACAGAAGTAGAGTATCATAAAGGCTTCAATATTGCTAAAGTTGATAATGGTTTTCAAATCAGGGCGAAGAAAATAATTTATTGTATAGGCTATGAAAGCAAAACTCTGCTGAAAGAGAATTTCGTTAATCTGAAAAGTACCTATGCTGTGGTTTCTGAAGTAGATCATGATAAATTTAAAAATATCACCAGTACTTTAGTCTGGAATACCGATGATCCTTACCTCTATATGCGGACTACAGATGATGGCAGATTATTGATTGGTGGTGGAGATGAAGATTTTTATGGTGCTGAGAAAAGGGATGCGATTCTCAACAAAAAAGAAAAAGAAATTATAAAGAGTTTAAAGAAGATAAAGCCTGATTATCATTTCTATCCAGATTTTGTGTGGGCTGGAACTTTTGGAGAAACAAAAGACGGACTTCCTTATATCGGGGAACATCAAAAATTCAAGAACTCTTACTTTGTATTGGGCTTTGGAGGAAACGGAATTACTTTTTCAGTAACCGGGATGGAGATGGCTTCTTTGTTTATGAAGGGGAAAAAACATCCATTGTCTCAATATTTTAAATTTGGACGATAG
- a CDS encoding AraC family transcriptional regulator: MKIQKETIAFEKGKSFKIFAPSLKNCFFWHYHPEIELVYVEASNGIRHVGKNISGFTDSELLLIGANVPHLNFDYGIQTECKQLVLQIRENFLQDIIIPVPEFENIKNLLEHSYLGLSFSGETKNIVVEKLQLLKEKNSFESLMGLIEILQIMASSKEVQELNKEDTRIKWFLNDKIRMGTIYDYIHENHDKKPNVNEIAQIVSLSTPAFCRYFKKQTNMTFTDFVNNYRINQAKIYLLKDSSVTEVCFQVGFESLSYFNKLFKQHTGETPSEFKKKHFKPIEINGRIGVINRESSCNKSF, translated from the coding sequence ATGAAGATTCAGAAAGAAACGATAGCGTTTGAAAAGGGGAAATCTTTCAAGATATTTGCTCCCAGTCTGAAAAATTGTTTTTTCTGGCATTATCACCCTGAAATAGAACTGGTATATGTAGAAGCATCCAACGGAATCCGACATGTTGGAAAAAATATTTCAGGATTTACAGACAGTGAATTACTGCTTATCGGTGCCAATGTTCCTCATCTTAATTTTGATTATGGGATACAGACGGAATGTAAACAACTCGTATTGCAAATACGGGAAAATTTTCTTCAGGATATCATTATTCCTGTTCCTGAATTTGAGAATATTAAAAATCTTTTGGAACATTCTTACCTTGGATTATCTTTCTCCGGAGAAACCAAAAATATTGTTGTTGAAAAACTTCAGCTTCTTAAGGAAAAAAACTCTTTTGAATCATTAATGGGATTAATTGAAATCTTGCAAATTATGGCCAGTTCTAAAGAAGTACAAGAGCTTAATAAAGAAGATACGAGAATCAAATGGTTCCTGAATGATAAGATCAGAATGGGAACGATTTACGATTACATTCATGAAAATCACGATAAAAAACCTAATGTGAATGAGATTGCCCAGATTGTCAGTTTAAGTACTCCTGCTTTCTGTCGTTATTTTAAAAAGCAAACTAATATGACATTCACCGATTTTGTTAATAATTACAGAATCAATCAGGCTAAAATTTATCTGTTAAAAGATTCTTCTGTAACGGAGGTTTGTTTTCAGGTGGGGTTTGAAAGTCTTTCCTATTTTAACAAACTCTTCAAACAACATACAGGGGAAACGCCTTCAGAATTCAAGAAAAAGCATTTCAAACCTATTGAAATTAATGGGCGAATCGGGGTAATTAACAGGGAATCTTCTTGTAATAAATCGTTTTAA
- the lipA gene encoding lipoyl synthase, with the protein MENLVQDTTVQKPKWIRVKLPTGKNYRELRTLVDKYKLNTICQSGSCPNMGECWGEGTATFMILGNICTRSCGFCGVKTGKPLDVNWDEPEKVARSIKLMKIKHAVLTSVDRDDIKDMGSILWAETVNAVRRISPGTTMETLIPDFQGITKHIDRLVDVAPEVISHNMETVKRLTREVRIQAKYERSLEVLRYLKEAGQRRTKTGVMLGLGETKDEVFQTIEDIRNANVDVITLGQYLQPTKKHLPVKRFITPEEFDELGDFARSLGFRHVESSPLVRSSYHAEKHIH; encoded by the coding sequence ATGGAGAATTTAGTTCAAGATACTACCGTTCAAAAACCAAAATGGATTCGTGTAAAACTTCCTACCGGAAAGAACTACAGAGAATTGAGGACTTTGGTTGATAAATATAAATTAAACACCATTTGCCAAAGCGGAAGCTGCCCGAATATGGGGGAGTGCTGGGGAGAAGGTACGGCAACGTTCATGATTTTAGGAAATATCTGTACAAGAAGCTGTGGATTCTGTGGAGTAAAAACAGGAAAACCGCTTGATGTCAACTGGGATGAACCTGAAAAAGTGGCGCGTTCGATCAAATTAATGAAGATCAAACATGCAGTTCTTACTTCTGTAGACCGTGATGATATTAAAGATATGGGATCTATCCTTTGGGCAGAAACTGTAAATGCTGTAAGAAGAATCTCTCCGGGAACAACGATGGAAACCCTAATTCCGGATTTCCAGGGAATCACCAAACATATTGACAGATTGGTAGATGTTGCTCCGGAAGTAATCTCTCACAACATGGAGACTGTAAAACGTTTGACCAGAGAAGTGAGAATTCAGGCCAAATATGAAAGAAGCCTTGAGGTTTTAAGATATTTAAAAGAAGCGGGACAAAGAAGAACCAAAACAGGGGTGATGCTTGGTTTAGGGGAAACTAAAGATGAGGTTTTCCAGACAATTGAAGACATCCGAAATGCCAATGTAGATGTTATCACTCTTGGACAATACCTGCAGCCAACCAAAAAACATCTTCCTGTAAAGAGATTCATTACTCCGGAAGAATTTGATGAACTGGGAGACTTTGCAAGAAGCTTAGGTTTCAGACATGTTGAAAGTTCACCTCTAGTAAGAAGTTCTTACCACGCAGAAAAACATATTCATTAA
- a CDS encoding DUF4139 domain-containing protein: MKRYLLITIFSVVFFKAQEIKKEIEVKQATVFLQGAKVFGNTNITLQKGRNMVRIINLPNNLDENTYKINLEKNTTLLSITPQSNFLKEDQLSDSEMKLDNERKKLQRQVSLLNIQIKNLSGEQNIINDNLKVSTNDKSTPQEQLIKLTEFYRKRMLEIDNQVFVLNEQKATLDESIAKLNKQSGEEQTHKNTNRKELLLEILADNDTNLSLGVSYIVSDAGWIPSYDLRAESAKKPLEMIYKGKIYQKTGQDWKNIKLFVSTYRPSYNQDRPILSPLYVAEYTVHNPILEVADYRSKKESALMNVYQMRQDIAAKPSQIPIASVSDNQMNVLYELNYNQTILSQEKEQYVILDKKQIDATYKYHTVPKLNNQVFLMAFVKNWQNLNLINGEANIYFEDNYIGKTNIASNYVKDEFPISLGVDERITVKRIKLEDKASQKSMSSNKWETEAYQISIRNNTKESIELEVLDQLPISENSKIAVKAIETGGGNLDEKTGSILWNKNIGSGGSEKINFSYEVKYPKEMQIQYYSR, translated from the coding sequence TTCAGAAGGGACGTAATATGGTAAGAATTATCAATCTTCCCAATAATCTGGATGAAAATACCTACAAAATCAATCTTGAAAAAAATACCACACTCCTTTCCATCACTCCTCAAAGTAATTTTTTGAAGGAAGATCAGCTTTCTGACAGTGAAATGAAACTGGATAATGAAAGAAAAAAGCTTCAGAGACAGGTAAGTCTGTTAAACATTCAGATTAAAAACCTTAGCGGAGAACAGAATATCATCAATGATAATTTAAAAGTTTCCACCAATGATAAATCTACTCCACAGGAACAGCTGATTAAGCTTACTGAGTTTTACAGAAAAAGAATGCTGGAAATCGACAACCAGGTATTTGTACTGAATGAACAGAAAGCAACACTGGATGAAAGTATTGCTAAACTTAATAAACAATCCGGTGAGGAACAGACTCATAAAAATACCAACAGAAAAGAGTTACTGCTTGAAATTTTGGCAGATAATGATACAAACCTAAGTCTGGGAGTTAGCTATATTGTTTCTGATGCGGGATGGATTCCATCTTACGATCTTCGTGCCGAATCTGCAAAGAAGCCTCTTGAAATGATTTATAAAGGCAAGATCTACCAAAAAACAGGACAGGATTGGAAAAATATAAAATTGTTTGTATCTACTTACAGACCGTCATATAATCAGGACAGACCTATTCTTTCCCCATTGTATGTTGCAGAATACACTGTTCATAATCCAATATTGGAAGTTGCCGATTACAGGTCTAAAAAAGAATCTGCACTGATGAATGTCTACCAGATGAGACAGGACATCGCTGCAAAACCAAGCCAGATTCCAATTGCTTCGGTTTCTGATAACCAGATGAATGTACTTTATGAACTGAATTACAATCAGACAATTCTAAGTCAGGAAAAAGAACAATACGTTATTCTGGATAAAAAACAGATTGATGCCACCTACAAATACCATACAGTTCCAAAACTTAACAATCAGGTATTCCTGATGGCTTTTGTAAAAAACTGGCAGAACCTCAACCTGATTAATGGCGAAGCGAACATCTATTTTGAAGATAATTATATCGGAAAAACCAATATTGCCAGCAATTATGTGAAGGATGAGTTTCCGATTTCTCTTGGAGTGGATGAAAGAATTACGGTAAAAAGAATCAAACTGGAAGATAAGGCCTCTCAGAAATCTATGAGTTCCAATAAATGGGAAACTGAAGCTTATCAGATCAGCATCAGAAACAATACCAAAGAAAGTATTGAACTGGAAGTGCTGGATCAACTTCCGATCAGTGAAAACTCCAAAATTGCAGTGAAAGCTATAGAAACTGGTGGTGGCAACCTTGATGAAAAAACCGGAAGTATTCTTTGGAACAAAAACATAGGCTCCGGTGGTTCTGAAAAGATCAATTTCTCTTATGAAGTCAAATATCCGAAAGAGATGCAGATTCAATATTACAGCAGATAA
- a CDS encoding STAS/SEC14 domain-containing protein: MITIIPEAPENVAAFSATGEVTKEDFEKLVIPRVKEKVDEFGELNYLLYLDTDLDKFTMGAWLEDLLLGLKNLAKWNRTAIVTDKKAVQNFTDIFSVLMPGEFKSFPKENLYNALYWCKNGNEVEV, translated from the coding sequence ATGATAACAATTATTCCAGAAGCTCCGGAGAATGTTGCGGCATTCAGTGCAACGGGGGAAGTAACGAAAGAAGATTTTGAAAAACTGGTAATTCCGCGTGTGAAAGAGAAAGTAGACGAATTTGGTGAGCTGAATTACTTACTGTATTTGGATACCGATCTGGATAAGTTTACCATGGGAGCATGGCTTGAAGATCTCCTGCTAGGATTAAAAAATCTTGCAAAATGGAATCGGACCGCTATTGTTACAGATAAAAAAGCAGTACAGAACTTTACGGATATTTTCAGTGTTCTGATGCCGGGAGAATTTAAATCTTTCCCAAAAGAAAATTTATACAATGCACTTTACTGGTGCAAAAATGGCAATGAGGTGGAAGTTTAA
- a CDS encoding VWA domain-containing protein translates to MTTLKILAIAAALLNSGTAPAIRCSKSETGNPNITVQRASVSRVNTTSKDNKIQVALLLDTSNSMDGLIDQAKSRLWNIVNTLTTLKYNGQAPQVEIALYEYGNDGIRDENYIRQVTPLTQDLDLVSEKLFALRTNGGSEYCGAVIRDASANLNWDGNEKSMKLIYIAGNEPFNQGKIDYKEVISKAKSKNIYTNTIYCGSREEGIQDFWQKGATTGGGKYFNIDSDKKVIYIETPYDIRISEYNTKLNDTYIYYGNHGSEYKMKQITQDKNAEVQSVSNLVERTVSKSKKNAYKNEHWDLIDKAEKDDSFIANMKASELPEELKGKSKEEIKKAVSIKSAEREKIQREIEELSKKRQTYIDNEIKKRGTDDSDDLGKAIESSIQELAKKNGYSL, encoded by the coding sequence ATGACAACTTTGAAAATCTTAGCCATTGCAGCAGCTCTTTTAAACTCTGGTACAGCTCCGGCCATCCGCTGCTCAAAAAGTGAAACTGGAAACCCAAACATAACGGTACAAAGAGCTTCCGTATCCCGTGTAAATACAACATCAAAGGACAATAAAATCCAGGTGGCTCTTTTGCTTGATACTTCCAACAGTATGGATGGATTAATTGACCAGGCAAAATCAAGACTCTGGAACATCGTGAATACATTAACCACATTAAAGTATAATGGCCAGGCTCCACAAGTTGAAATTGCCCTTTATGAATATGGAAACGATGGGATCCGGGATGAAAACTATATCCGTCAGGTGACCCCTCTTACTCAGGACCTTGACCTTGTTTCTGAAAAGCTATTCGCCTTAAGAACTAATGGCGGAAGTGAATATTGTGGTGCAGTCATTCGTGATGCTTCTGCCAATCTGAACTGGGACGGCAATGAGAAAAGTATGAAACTGATTTATATTGCGGGTAATGAGCCTTTCAACCAAGGAAAAATTGATTACAAAGAGGTCATCTCAAAAGCAAAGAGTAAAAATATTTATACCAATACCATTTACTGTGGAAGCCGGGAAGAAGGAATTCAGGATTTCTGGCAGAAAGGCGCAACAACAGGTGGTGGAAAATACTTTAATATCGACAGTGATAAAAAGGTGATTTATATTGAAACACCATATGATATCAGGATTTCCGAATATAACACTAAACTGAATGACACCTATATTTACTATGGAAATCACGGTTCTGAATATAAGATGAAACAAATTACTCAGGATAAAAATGCAGAGGTACAATCGGTTTCCAATCTTGTAGAAAGAACGGTTTCCAAGTCTAAAAAGAATGCTTATAAAAACGAACATTGGGATCTGATAGACAAAGCTGAAAAAGATGACAGCTTTATTGCCAACATGAAAGCAAGTGAGCTTCCTGAGGAACTGAAAGGAAAAAGCAAGGAAGAGATAAAAAAAGCAGTGTCTATAAAATCAGCAGAGCGTGAAAAAATTCAAAGAGAAATTGAAGAACTCTCTAAAAAGCGCCAGACCTACATTGATAATGAAATAAAAAAAAGAGGAACTGATGATTCTGATGATCTTGGAAAAGCCATTGAAAGCTCTATACAGGAACTGGCGAAGAAAAATGGATATAGTTTGTAA
- a CDS encoding mannan-binding lectin, translated as MSTFKTNIIAGPLWSNDEAQKLGPRIAAAHLGKFTGQWTTIVEGQMSVIEVELNAQPTGSTEYTLDVLAGPIWSNEDAKEICPSICASYGGRWNGQWTTVVEGKMSVCGCVFKF; from the coding sequence ATGTCAACATTTAAAACAAACATTATTGCAGGACCACTTTGGAGCAACGATGAAGCACAAAAATTAGGACCACGTATTGCTGCGGCACACTTAGGAAAATTTACAGGACAATGGACTACCATTGTAGAAGGACAAATGAGCGTTATAGAAGTTGAATTAAACGCTCAGCCAACAGGCAGCACAGAATATACTTTAGACGTTTTAGCCGGCCCAATCTGGAGCAACGAAGACGCTAAAGAGATCTGCCCTTCTATCTGTGCATCTTATGGAGGTAGGTGGAACGGACAATGGACAACAGTTGTAGAAGGCAAAATGAGCGTTTGCGGCTGTGTATTTAAATTCTAA